The Lysobacter gummosus genome includes a region encoding these proteins:
- a CDS encoding IS3 family transposase (programmed frameshift), whose product MSAKRYTDEFKIEAVRQIVEYGRPVAEVAERLGVSVHSLYGWRRQQGKSDVVRRVEKDQNADVRRLKAELRRVTEERDIPKKSRRVLCQGVKVKYAFMKQHADEFGLAAMCRVLGINRSGYYAWLHAPASARARDDQRLLGLIKHSWLESGSIYGHRKITTDLRELGETCSKHRVARLMKQEGLRAMVGYGRRPRPLSGPIGAVANNVLAREFTAQEPNRAWVTDITYIRTHEGFLYLAVVLDLFSRRIVGWATRPTQHSDLVLQALLAAVWRRKPAPGLLLHSDQGSQFTSEDWQSFLKAHGIVCSMSRRGNCHDNAAMESFFQLLKRERVKQRIYHTHDKARGDVFDYIELFYNPKRRHSSNNGLSPIEFERRYALNG is encoded by the exons ATGAGCGCGAAGCGATACACCGATGAGTTCAAGATCGAAGCGGTCCGTCAGATCGTGGAGTACGGGCGGCCGGTGGCCGAAGTAGCCGAGCGCCTGGGCGTGTCGGTGCACAGCCTGTACGGCTGGCGGCGTCAGCAAGGCAAAAGCGATGTGGTTCGTCGTGTGGAAAAAGATCAGAACGCGGACGTGCGACGCCTGAAGGCAGAACTTCGGCGCGTGACTGAAGAACGAGACATCC CTAAAAAAAGCCGCCGCGTACTTTGCCAAGGGGTAAAGGTGAAGTACGCCTTCATGAAGCAGCACGCCGACGAGTTCGGCCTGGCCGCAATGTGCCGTGTCTTGGGCATAAACCGCAGCGGTTACTACGCTTGGCTTCACGCGCCGGCCAGTGCGCGTGCACGCGACGACCAACGTCTGTTGGGATTGATCAAGCACAGTTGGTTGGAAAGCGGCTCGATCTACGGCCATCGCAAGATCACCACGGACCTGCGCGAGTTGGGTGAAACGTGCAGCAAACACCGCGTTGCGCGTTTGATGAAGCAAGAAGGGCTGCGCGCCATGGTGGGCTACGGCCGGCGGCCGCGGCCGTTGAGCGGGCCGATCGGCGCCGTCGCCAACAACGTGCTGGCGCGTGAGTTCACAGCGCAAGAACCCAATCGGGCCTGGGTGACCGACATCACCTACATTCGCACCCACGAAGGCTTCTTGTACTTGGCCGTCGTGCTCGATCTGTTCTCCCGCAGGATCGTGGGCTGGGCCACGCGTCCAACGCAGCACTCCGATCTGGTGCTGCAGGCGCTGCTAGCGGCGGTGTGGCGACGCAAGCCCGCGCCTGGTTTGCTCTTGCACTCGGATCAAGGCAGTCAGTTCACGAGCGAAGACTGGCAGAGCTTTTTGAAGGCCCACGGCATCGTGTGCAGCATGAGCCGACGCGGTAACTGTCACGACAACGCCGCGATGGAAAGCTTCTTCCAGTTGCTCAAGCGCGAACGGGTTAAGCAACGGATCTACCATACCCATGACAAAGCACGAGGCGATGTGTTCGATTACATCGAGCTGTTCTACAACCCCAAACGACGGCACAGTTCCAACAATGGCCTGTCCCCGATAGAGTTTGAAAGGCGGTACGCACTAAACGGCTGA
- a CDS encoding DUF418 domain-containing protein — MMEYSSDKADQRYDVIDALRGFALTGVCLVNLVSLSLYEFLDAPAKDALASSRFDHVAELAMAWSVNIKFITIFSLLFGMGFSLQMQRASSRGEDGSWRYIRRIFVLMAMGSVHAWFVWWGDILLTYAVVGLMLLPLRNVPDRVLLILGVVIALLPPLISPYVRGVLPDLPAQGAMYEQSLEAFSSGHWKETFSANMAMSEWARVSNWALVCFVLGRFLLGYWAGRKGLLAALDQNLSLLRRIFVGALATGFAATVLSYVQAPMRAAWPIIDIEPVKMLIRVLLRAGPLGIGIAYATGFALLFRLSSWARRLSVLVPLGRMALTNYVTQSLFGIALFYGIGLGVGPDFGMAGILVAWVLILSLQIWWSRAWLTHFTQGPFEWAWRWLTYGRRPKLRNGTGALERAPTS; from the coding sequence ATGATGGAGTATTCAAGCGACAAGGCTGACCAGCGCTATGACGTTATCGATGCATTGCGCGGGTTTGCACTGACCGGCGTGTGCTTGGTCAATCTGGTATCGCTGAGTCTCTACGAGTTCCTGGACGCACCGGCGAAGGATGCTCTGGCCAGCTCGAGATTCGACCATGTCGCCGAATTGGCGATGGCTTGGTCGGTGAATATAAAGTTCATCACGATATTCTCATTGCTGTTCGGCATGGGGTTCTCGCTGCAGATGCAACGCGCTTCATCGCGTGGCGAGGATGGCAGCTGGCGATATATCCGGCGCATCTTCGTGCTGATGGCCATGGGCTCCGTCCACGCCTGGTTCGTTTGGTGGGGGGACATTCTGCTCACGTATGCAGTGGTGGGCCTGATGCTGCTCCCCTTGCGCAACGTGCCCGATCGCGTGCTGCTAATACTCGGCGTCGTCATAGCACTGTTGCCGCCGTTGATATCGCCTTACGTCAGAGGAGTTCTGCCGGACCTACCCGCACAGGGGGCCATGTACGAGCAGTCTCTTGAAGCATTCTCGTCAGGCCATTGGAAGGAGACGTTCAGTGCCAACATGGCAATGTCCGAGTGGGCGCGGGTCTCGAACTGGGCGCTGGTGTGCTTCGTTCTAGGCCGATTCCTGCTGGGATACTGGGCCGGCCGGAAGGGTCTACTGGCGGCACTCGACCAGAACCTTTCGCTGCTCAGGAGAATCTTCGTTGGCGCGCTGGCGACAGGTTTCGCGGCGACCGTGCTCTCATATGTCCAAGCGCCGATGCGCGCGGCTTGGCCGATCATCGATATCGAACCGGTGAAGATGTTAATCCGAGTGCTCCTTCGGGCCGGGCCCCTTGGCATCGGCATCGCATACGCAACGGGCTTCGCCCTGCTGTTCCGTCTCTCCAGTTGGGCACGTCGTCTCAGCGTGTTGGTCCCTTTGGGGCGGATGGCGTTGACCAACTACGTAACGCAAAGTCTTTTCGGCATCGCCTTGTTTTATGGGATCGGTCTTGGAGTGGGTCCAGATTTTGGCATGGCCGGCATACTCGTCGCATGGGTGCTGATACTCTCGCTGCAGATATGGTGGAGTCGAGCGTGGTTGACACACTTCACCCAGGGACCTTTCGAGTGGGCGTGGCGATGGCTCACCTATGGACGCCGCCCGAAGTTGCGAAATGGTACTGGCGCGCTCGAACGTGCGCCCACTAGCTAG
- a CDS encoding sensor histidine kinase yields the protein MLKRIPNVFWIVLTWWTGYSLIFSVHVASVSGPGGLQMSAWQALGFSFASWMMWVPISLGLYWLARRYPIERGQIARAVPLLMGIPVVVVLLRSVYFEHTNHVFRWYGPDPLPPFREIVLSNLTANFLLTWIVIGLAHALIFHERAVDREKTIDELQASLAEARIEALRAKMNPHFLLNALNSAAEMVHHDAELADRMLVSLSALLQDGLSFSHDPLRPLRHEVALVEHYLEIEQVRLGERLNINWQVDVRCLDLPVPPLILQPLVENAIRHAIARSPHPGRLSIDLRLKADGVSITVSNTLAPQSQPSHGTGVGLKATRNRLDLLYGDRARLGYGVENGSYVVRIFLPAQAKGRAVAPKQEVRP from the coding sequence TTGCTCAAACGCATCCCCAACGTGTTCTGGATCGTCCTGACCTGGTGGACCGGCTACTCGCTGATTTTCTCCGTCCACGTCGCCTCGGTCAGCGGCCCCGGCGGCTTGCAGATGTCCGCATGGCAGGCTCTTGGCTTCAGCTTCGCCAGTTGGATGATGTGGGTTCCGATCAGCCTCGGTCTGTATTGGCTGGCACGGCGCTACCCCATCGAACGCGGGCAGATCGCGCGCGCCGTCCCCCTGCTTATGGGCATCCCCGTAGTCGTGGTGTTGCTGCGCTCGGTCTATTTTGAGCACACTAACCACGTCTTCCGCTGGTACGGCCCCGATCCGCTGCCGCCGTTCAGGGAAATAGTGCTGAGCAACCTGACTGCCAATTTCCTGCTGACCTGGATCGTGATCGGACTGGCCCACGCGCTGATCTTCCACGAGCGCGCGGTCGATCGCGAAAAGACCATCGACGAGCTCCAGGCCAGCCTCGCCGAGGCCAGGATCGAAGCGCTGCGGGCCAAGATGAATCCACACTTCCTGCTCAACGCGCTGAATTCCGCCGCGGAAATGGTGCACCACGATGCCGAACTTGCCGACCGCATGCTCGTGTCGCTGTCGGCGCTGCTTCAGGACGGTCTGTCGTTCTCGCACGATCCGCTCAGGCCGCTGCGACACGAGGTCGCCCTGGTCGAGCACTACCTGGAAATCGAACAGGTCCGGCTCGGCGAACGCCTGAATATCAACTGGCAGGTCGACGTGCGCTGTCTCGACCTGCCGGTACCGCCGCTGATCCTGCAACCGTTGGTAGAGAACGCCATTCGCCATGCGATCGCGCGATCGCCCCACCCCGGACGGCTGAGCATCGACCTTCGCCTCAAAGCCGATGGCGTATCGATCACTGTGTCCAACACGCTCGCCCCGCAATCGCAGCCATCCCACGGCACCGGCGTCGGCCTGAAAGCCACCCGGAACCGTCTCGACCTGCTGTACGGCGACCGCGCCCGGCTGGGCTACGGCGTCGAGAACGGCTCGTACGTAGTGCGCATCTTCCTACCTGCGCAGGCCAAGGGGCGCGCCGTCGCCCCCAAGCAGGAGGTGCGTCCGTGA
- a CDS encoding LytR/AlgR family response regulator transcription factor, giving the protein MARLRLRRLLLRVGHDRIAVVAECANATELAKAAASGDIDLVFIDIEMPGRDGFQALAGWRGPRPQIVFVTAYPQHGARAFEIRAVDYLVKPVCEQRLRDTLDRLIPPQPTEHPEEGRKNRIALKAGQRTYFVAPARIDLALSTGNYVEVHAGGSIYTIRATLGEFHALLGASDFIRLHRSSVVRAGAIRCIEPAGSGRYRIVLHNGQTLHSGRQFRYAVDALRAAHELGRGEGSARPDEP; this is encoded by the coding sequence ATGGCGCGGCTGCGTTTGCGGCGCTTGCTGTTGCGGGTCGGCCACGACCGCATCGCTGTCGTGGCCGAGTGCGCCAACGCCACGGAACTGGCCAAAGCCGCGGCAAGCGGTGATATCGACCTGGTGTTCATCGACATCGAGATGCCCGGCCGCGATGGATTCCAGGCGCTCGCCGGCTGGCGCGGACCGCGCCCCCAGATCGTCTTCGTGACGGCCTATCCTCAGCACGGCGCTCGCGCCTTCGAGATCAGGGCGGTCGATTACCTGGTCAAACCGGTGTGCGAACAGCGCTTGCGCGATACTCTGGACAGGCTCATTCCACCCCAACCGACGGAGCATCCGGAAGAAGGCCGCAAGAACCGCATCGCCCTGAAGGCCGGCCAGCGGACCTACTTCGTCGCGCCCGCCAGGATCGATCTAGCGCTATCCACGGGCAACTACGTGGAAGTCCATGCTGGCGGATCGATCTACACCATCCGCGCCACCCTGGGCGAGTTCCATGCGTTGCTGGGCGCGTCCGATTTCATCCGCCTGCATCGTTCCTCGGTGGTTAGGGCCGGCGCCATCCGCTGCATCGAGCCGGCGGGCTCGGGGCGCTACCGCATCGTCCTGCACAACGGCCAGACCCTGCACTCGGGAAGGCAATTCCGTTACGCAGTCGATGCGCTGCGCGCAGCGCACGAACTCGGCCGCGGCGAGGGCTCCGCGAGACCCGACGAACCGTAG